In Sedimenticola thiotaurini, the following proteins share a genomic window:
- the ppk2 gene encoding polyphosphate kinase 2: protein MGRKKRAKKGVRKMDKGIPYVEQSLDDVTDAPVKKIKNSVYEKELFRLQLELVKLQAWIAKEKLKVVVIFEGRDAAGKGGVIKRITQHLNPRICRVVALPAPTERETTQWYFQRYVTHLPAGGEMVLFDRSWYNRAGVERVMGFCDDEEYSEFLRSCPEFERMLVRSGIILLKYWFSVSDEEQERRFQSRLQEPHKRWKLSPMDLESRARWVEYSRAKDVMFAHTDIKQAPWYVVKSDIKKHARLNCIAHLLSKIPYEDLTPKEIVLPKRRDDKDYIRPPMSDQTFVPEVYP from the coding sequence ATGGGTAGAAAAAAACGAGCGAAAAAAGGTGTACGGAAAATGGATAAGGGTATCCCCTATGTGGAACAGTCACTGGATGATGTCACCGATGCTCCAGTAAAGAAGATCAAGAATTCGGTATACGAAAAAGAGTTGTTCCGCCTGCAGCTGGAGCTGGTCAAACTCCAGGCCTGGATAGCCAAGGAGAAACTCAAGGTCGTGGTTATTTTTGAAGGCCGGGATGCGGCAGGGAAAGGTGGGGTTATCAAGCGGATTACCCAGCATCTCAACCCGCGTATCTGTCGGGTGGTGGCACTGCCCGCACCCACGGAGAGAGAGACCACCCAGTGGTATTTTCAACGCTATGTAACTCACCTGCCGGCGGGCGGCGAGATGGTGCTGTTTGACCGCAGTTGGTACAACCGGGCTGGTGTTGAGCGGGTCATGGGATTCTGTGATGACGAGGAGTACAGCGAGTTTCTCCGTTCCTGTCCGGAATTTGAACGTATGCTGGTACGCTCCGGCATTATTCTGCTGAAGTACTGGTTTTCGGTATCTGATGAAGAGCAGGAACGGCGTTTCCAGAGTCGCCTGCAGGAGCCACACAAGCGCTGGAAGTTGAGTCCAATGGATCTGGAATCCCGTGCCCGCTGGGTCGAGTACTCCCGCGCCAAGGATGTGATGTTTGCCCATACCGATATCAAGCAGGCACCCTGGTATGTGGTGAAATCAGATATCAAAAAACATGCGCGGCTGAACTGCATCGCCCATCTGTTGAGCAAGATCCCCTATGAAGACCTGACACCGAAAGAGATCGTGCTACCCAAGCGCCGGGACGACAAGGACTACATACGTCCGCCCATGTCGGACCAGACCTTTGTGCCGGAGGTCTATCCCTGA
- the arfB gene encoding alternative ribosome rescue aminoacyl-tRNA hydrolase ArfB, with translation MLQISNSVTIPESEIELTGIRAQGAGGQNVNKVSSAVHLRFDINASSLSPFYKERLLNYRDQRITKEGVIIIKAQNHRSQEKNRAEALARLKELILSATRIQKTRKPTRPTRGSQQRRLESKEKRGRIKALRGRVDE, from the coding sequence ATGCTACAGATTTCCAACAGCGTCACCATCCCCGAAAGTGAGATCGAGTTGACCGGCATCCGGGCACAAGGTGCGGGTGGACAGAACGTCAACAAGGTCTCCAGCGCGGTCCATCTGCGCTTTGATATCAATGCCTCCTCACTTTCCCCCTTCTACAAGGAGCGGCTGCTGAATTACAGGGATCAGCGTATCACCAAGGAGGGGGTCATAATCATCAAGGCCCAGAATCACCGTAGCCAGGAGAAGAATCGGGCTGAGGCGCTGGCGCGGCTGAAGGAGCTGATTCTGTCGGCGACCCGGATTCAGAAAACACGCAAGCCGACCAGACCCACCCGGGGGTCACAGCAACGCCGTCTGGAGAGCAAAGAGAAGCGCGGCAGAATCAAGGCGCTACGTGGTCGGGTCGATGAGTGA
- a CDS encoding nucleoside recognition domain-containing protein produces MNIVFFLLVLIAFLTAAWRQFSEPTADVSPMDALSGAMIDSATGAVELALGLVGVMALFLGLMKIAEQGGLLKILARLIRPLMVRLFPDVPADHPAMGAMILNMSANMLGLGNAATPFGIKAMQELNRLNPCKGSASDSMVLFLAINTSSITLLPTGVIALRASAGSMDPAGILPTTLFATLCSTVAAILAAKGYRRFFPVKAETTEANPAEQSSEPSTLPLTEAEEGAYPAWVSMAALIGFLLLIPLTVFYGEVISPWILPALMLGFLLFGVFRRVPIYESFVEGAKEGFQVALKIIPYLVAILVAVGMFRASGAMEWLVGQIGQLTSLVGLPAEALPMALLRPLSGSGAYGVMASIINDPAIGPDSYVGYLVSTLQGSTETTFYVLAVYFGAVQVRRIRHALAAGLTADIVGVIAAVVAVSFLYG; encoded by the coding sequence ATGAATATCGTCTTTTTTTTGCTGGTGCTGATCGCCTTCCTCACCGCTGCCTGGCGGCAGTTCAGTGAGCCGACAGCTGATGTGAGTCCGATGGATGCGTTATCCGGCGCAATGATCGATTCGGCCACCGGGGCGGTGGAGCTGGCCCTGGGTCTGGTCGGGGTGATGGCGCTTTTCCTTGGTCTGATGAAGATCGCCGAGCAGGGCGGCCTGCTCAAAATCCTCGCCCGGCTGATCCGGCCGTTGATGGTCAGGCTGTTTCCCGATGTACCGGCCGATCATCCCGCCATGGGGGCGATGATCCTGAACATGTCGGCCAATATGCTGGGGCTGGGCAATGCCGCCACGCCGTTCGGTATCAAGGCGATGCAGGAGCTCAATCGGCTCAATCCCTGTAAGGGGAGTGCGAGCGACTCCATGGTTCTGTTTCTGGCCATCAACACGTCCAGTATCACGCTGCTTCCCACCGGGGTGATTGCCCTGCGTGCCTCGGCCGGTTCCATGGACCCGGCGGGTATTCTGCCCACCACACTGTTTGCCACCCTCTGCTCAACCGTAGCGGCGATCCTGGCGGCCAAGGGGTATCGCCGTTTTTTTCCGGTTAAAGCGGAGACGACGGAAGCGAATCCAGCTGAACAGAGCAGTGAACCGTCCACGCTCCCCCTGACCGAAGCGGAGGAGGGAGCTTACCCAGCCTGGGTATCGATGGCAGCCCTGATCGGCTTTCTGTTGCTGATTCCCCTGACAGTGTTCTACGGAGAGGTTATCTCGCCCTGGATACTGCCGGCGCTGATGCTCGGCTTCCTGCTGTTCGGTGTATTCCGGCGGGTGCCTATCTACGAGAGTTTCGTGGAGGGAGCCAAGGAGGGATTCCAGGTGGCGCTGAAGATCATCCCCTACCTGGTGGCCATACTGGTGGCGGTTGGTATGTTCCGGGCCAGTGGTGCCATGGAGTGGCTGGTGGGACAGATCGGCCAGTTAACCAGCCTGGTGGGCCTGCCCGCCGAGGCGTTGCCCATGGCGCTGTTACGGCCACTCTCCGGGTCCGGTGCCTACGGGGTGATGGCCTCCATTATCAACGATCCGGCCATCGGCCCGGACAGCTATGTGGGCTACCTGGTCTCCACTCTGCAAGGCTCCACCGAAACCACTTTCTATGTGCTCGCGGTCTACTTTGGTGCAGTCCAGGTGCGACGTATCCGCCATGCACTGGCTGCTGGATTGACCGCCGATATTGTGGGTGTGATCGCCGCCGTGGTCGCGGTGTCGTTCCTCTACGGCTAG
- a CDS encoding nucleoside recognition domain-containing protein: protein MGEFAEIILRSGKAGVELAFFVFLPVMVVMLTFMRLLEAKGVLDWITARLSPLLHPFGLPDLGIFALIQILFVSFAAPVATLAIMDRAGTSSRHIAASLAMVLACAQANVVFPMSAVGLNGLMTILISAVCAVIGASATYYLFARGVSDRDVLPEPKPDHPVADDTLSLLTVINRAGREAIEISVSAVPMLILALLLVNLLRTVGAVELLEPLLAPVFSLFDLPSAALLPIITKFIAGGTAMMGVTMEFVQTGLIDLSTLNRLAGFLIHPFDIVGIAILISAGPRVAAVLRPALYGAGLAIVLRTLLHGLLF from the coding sequence ATGGGCGAGTTTGCAGAGATTATCTTGCGTTCCGGCAAGGCTGGCGTTGAGCTGGCCTTTTTTGTGTTTCTGCCTGTTATGGTGGTTATGCTCACCTTTATGCGCTTGCTGGAGGCGAAAGGGGTGCTGGACTGGATTACGGCCCGTCTGTCGCCGCTGCTGCATCCGTTCGGGTTGCCCGATCTGGGCATTTTTGCCCTGATCCAGATACTCTTTGTCAGTTTCGCGGCGCCGGTCGCCACGCTGGCGATCATGGATCGGGCCGGCACGTCCAGTCGCCATATTGCCGCCTCCCTGGCCATGGTGCTGGCCTGTGCCCAGGCCAACGTAGTGTTCCCTATGTCCGCGGTTGGCCTGAATGGCCTGATGACTATTCTGATCTCGGCGGTTTGCGCTGTGATTGGTGCATCCGCCACCTATTATCTGTTCGCACGTGGTGTCAGTGACAGGGATGTGCTGCCGGAACCGAAACCGGATCATCCGGTGGCAGACGATACCCTGAGTCTGCTGACGGTGATCAATCGCGCCGGACGGGAGGCGATTGAAATTTCGGTCAGTGCGGTCCCCATGCTCATCCTGGCGCTGCTGCTGGTGAACCTGCTGCGCACGGTGGGCGCAGTGGAACTACTGGAGCCGCTACTGGCCCCGGTCTTCTCCCTGTTTGATCTGCCATCGGCGGCGCTGTTGCCGATCATCACCAAGTTCATTGCCGGTGGTACCGCCATGATGGGCGTGACCATGGAGTTTGTGCAGACCGGGCTGATCGATCTCAGCACATTGAACAGGCTGGCTGGATTTTTGATTCATCCCTTCGATATTGTCGGTATCGCCATTCTGATTTCTGCGGGGCCCCGGGTGGCGGCTGTTCTTCGCCCGGCACTCTATGGTGCCGGGCTGGCGATTGTGCTGCGCACCCTGCTGCACGGGCTGTTGTTCTGA
- a CDS encoding YebG family protein has protein sequence MAVIAMWKCDRDNSMFDNKKEADAHDRMLELGEHFSHLLEQVIPQVDEQAAEEFGLILARNKELIIQACKGKPEVISEIELEDKKVTQLSASR, from the coding sequence ATGGCCGTTATAGCAATGTGGAAATGTGATCGGGACAACAGCATGTTTGACAACAAGAAAGAGGCGGACGCCCATGATCGTATGCTTGAACTGGGTGAACACTTTTCCCACCTGCTAGAGCAGGTCATTCCCCAGGTGGATGAACAGGCTGCCGAGGAGTTCGGATTGATACTGGCCCGCAACAAGGAGTTGATCATCCAGGCCTGCAAGGGCAAGCCCGAGGTGATCTCAGAGATCGAGCTGGAGGATAAAAAGGTCACCCAGTTGAGTGCGTCCCGTTAA
- a CDS encoding AAA family ATPase, which produces MRFNGTDTYVATDDLMLAVNAAIQLERPLLIKGEPGTGKTMLAEEVARALGQPLFQWHIKSTTKAQHGLYEYDAVSRLRDSQLGDDRVHDISNYIIRGKLWEAFAHDGHSVVLIDEVDKADIEFPNDLLRELDRMEFYVHETQQLIKSKQRPLIIITSNNEKELPDAFLRRCFFHYIRFPDKQTMEQIVAVHYPELKKQLLKQALEVFFELREIPGLKKKPSTSELLDWLKLLMAEDIPPEALHSDDQRQTIPPLHGALLKNEQDIHLFERLAFIHRRGRS; this is translated from the coding sequence ATGCGATTTAATGGAACCGATACCTACGTGGCGACAGATGATCTGATGCTCGCCGTCAATGCCGCTATCCAGCTGGAACGCCCGCTACTGATCAAGGGGGAACCGGGCACCGGCAAGACCATGCTGGCGGAAGAGGTCGCCAGAGCCCTTGGCCAGCCCCTGTTTCAATGGCATATCAAATCCACCACCAAGGCCCAGCACGGACTGTATGAATACGATGCGGTCTCCCGTCTGCGGGATTCACAACTGGGGGATGACCGGGTGCATGACATCAGCAACTACATCATCCGGGGCAAATTATGGGAGGCCTTTGCCCACGACGGACACTCTGTGGTGCTGATTGACGAGGTGGACAAGGCCGACATTGAGTTCCCCAACGACCTGTTGCGGGAACTGGACCGGATGGAGTTTTATGTCCATGAAACCCAGCAGTTGATCAAGTCCAAACAGCGGCCTCTGATCATCATCACCAGTAACAATGAGAAAGAGCTGCCCGACGCCTTTCTGCGCCGCTGCTTCTTCCACTATATCCGCTTTCCAGACAAGCAGACCATGGAGCAGATTGTGGCGGTGCACTACCCCGAGCTGAAAAAGCAGCTGCTGAAACAGGCCCTGGAGGTGTTTTTTGAGCTACGAGAAATACCCGGACTGAAAAAGAAACCGTCCACCTCGGAACTGCTCGACTGGCTCAAACTGCTGATGGCCGAAGATATTCCGCCGGAAGCTCTGCACAGTGACGACCAACGCCAGACGATCCCGCCCCTGCATGGCGCCCTGCTGAAAAACGAGCAGGACATCCACCTGTTCGAGCGTCTCGCCTTTATCCATCGACGTGGTCGCTCCTGA
- a CDS encoding vWA domain-containing protein, with product MLVGYFYHLKESGLPVTIREFLDLLAAMQAQVIFSSVEDFYHLSRTCLVKDERLFDRFDQAFGSYFNGIVQAGDAIKAEIPEEWLRKQLERYLSEEEKKKLDAMGWQKLMETLRKRLEEQQERHQGGSKWIGTGGTSPFGAYGYNPAGIRIGQDRSRHRRAVKVWDKREFRNLDDSVELGTRNIKVALKRLRRFARSGAPEELDLEATIRSTAHHGGLLDLKMVPERHNRAKVLLFLDVGGSMDDHVQVCEELFSAAHSEFKHLEHFYFHNCVYEAVWKESRNRHTEPLSTWDVIHTYGSDYQLIFVGDATMSPYEITYPGGSVEHWNQEPGIVWLERLLEAYPNAIWINPQPEQQWAYIESVQLVREIIQQRMFPLTLDGLTRGMKLLSQ from the coding sequence ATGCTGGTTGGATATTTCTACCACCTGAAAGAGTCCGGACTGCCGGTCACCATCCGGGAGTTTCTCGATCTGCTGGCTGCCATGCAGGCGCAGGTGATCTTCTCCAGCGTGGAGGATTTCTACCATCTCTCCCGCACCTGCCTGGTCAAGGATGAACGGCTGTTCGATCGCTTCGACCAGGCCTTCGGCAGCTACTTCAATGGGATTGTGCAAGCGGGTGACGCTATCAAGGCGGAGATTCCGGAGGAGTGGCTGCGCAAGCAGCTGGAGAGATACCTCAGCGAGGAGGAGAAGAAAAAGCTCGATGCCATGGGTTGGCAAAAGCTGATGGAGACCCTGAGAAAGCGCCTGGAAGAGCAACAGGAGCGGCACCAGGGCGGCAGCAAGTGGATCGGCACCGGCGGCACCTCCCCTTTTGGAGCCTATGGATACAACCCGGCAGGGATACGTATCGGCCAGGATCGCTCCCGACATCGCAGGGCGGTGAAAGTCTGGGACAAACGTGAGTTCCGCAACCTGGATGATTCGGTGGAACTGGGCACCCGTAATATCAAAGTAGCGCTGAAGCGCCTGCGCCGCTTCGCCCGCAGCGGTGCGCCCGAGGAGTTGGATCTGGAGGCCACTATCCGCTCAACCGCCCATCACGGCGGCCTGCTGGATCTGAAGATGGTTCCGGAACGACACAACAGGGCGAAAGTGCTGCTGTTTCTCGATGTGGGCGGTTCCATGGATGATCATGTGCAGGTCTGCGAGGAGCTGTTCTCGGCAGCGCATTCAGAGTTCAAGCACCTGGAGCATTTCTATTTCCATAACTGCGTCTACGAAGCGGTCTGGAAAGAGAGCCGCAATCGGCATACGGAGCCGCTCTCCACCTGGGATGTGATCCACACTTACGGATCCGACTATCAGCTCATCTTTGTCGGCGACGCCACCATGAGCCCCTACGAGATCACCTACCCGGGCGGTTCCGTGGAACACTGGAACCAGGAGCCCGGCATCGTGTGGCTGGAGCGACTGCTTGAAGCCTACCCCAATGCGATCTGGATTAATCCCCAACCCGAGCAGCAATGGGCGTATATTGAATCGGTTCAACTGGTGCGGGAGATCATCCAGCAGCGCATGTTTCCCCTGACCCTGGACGGACTGACCCGCGGCATGAAGCTGCTCAGTCAGTAA
- the ppnN gene encoding nucleotide 5'-monophosphate nucleosidase PpnN, producing MSKEPVFNKVVNSTIRPASHMAVLSRREIEQLRDVSGTGLHKLFRKCALAVLSSGSQVDNCEELMSMYPDFDIQVRERHQGIVLEVVNAPANAFVDDQLIEGIRYHLFSILRDILYLRDISSNHKQISPNAQISHEIFYRLRHAGAFHPGKKPNTVVCWGGHAIPVEEYDYTKEIGYHLGLRGIDICTGCGAGAMKGPMKGAAIAHAKQRHIKERHIGLTEPGIIAAEAPNAIVNELIVMPDIEKRLEAFIRLGHVLIVFPGGVGTMEELLFVLGVLSHPKNQEIKLPIFLTGPESSSSYFDAVIRFIEMTLGSTTLNLVRKVIGDPVLVAKLVSDALRQVTRERRQRDESFHYNWSLHIEKEFQEPFTPDHESMAKLQLSRELPTQQLAANLRRALSGIVSGNVKEQGIEAIRKYGPFQIKGEPELMNAMDELLTSFAQQGRMKVKGDYVPCYEIVKSNPTAETEQQQSSKRETTLLT from the coding sequence ATGTCAAAAGAGCCCGTATTCAATAAAGTAGTCAACAGCACCATCCGCCCCGCATCCCATATGGCCGTACTGTCCCGCCGGGAGATCGAACAACTTCGCGATGTCAGCGGTACCGGACTGCACAAACTGTTTCGCAAATGCGCCCTGGCGGTACTCAGCTCCGGCTCCCAGGTCGACAACTGCGAAGAGCTGATGTCGATGTACCCCGACTTTGATATCCAGGTCAGGGAGCGTCACCAGGGCATCGTACTGGAAGTGGTCAATGCACCCGCCAACGCATTTGTGGATGACCAGTTGATCGAAGGTATACGTTACCACCTGTTCTCCATCCTGCGGGATATACTTTATCTGCGCGACATCAGCAGTAATCATAAACAGATTTCACCCAACGCCCAGATCAGTCACGAGATCTTCTATCGGCTACGGCATGCCGGCGCCTTCCATCCCGGCAAGAAGCCCAACACCGTGGTCTGCTGGGGTGGTCATGCCATTCCGGTAGAGGAGTACGACTATACCAAGGAGATCGGTTATCACCTGGGTCTGCGGGGCATCGATATCTGCACCGGTTGTGGCGCGGGTGCCATGAAGGGCCCGATGAAGGGGGCAGCCATCGCCCACGCCAAACAACGCCACATCAAGGAGCGGCACATCGGGCTCACCGAGCCCGGCATCATCGCAGCCGAGGCACCCAATGCCATCGTCAATGAGTTGATCGTGATGCCGGATATCGAAAAACGCCTGGAGGCGTTCATCCGCCTGGGTCATGTTCTGATCGTGTTTCCCGGCGGTGTGGGCACGATGGAGGAGTTGCTGTTTGTCCTGGGGGTGCTGTCTCACCCGAAAAACCAGGAGATTAAACTGCCGATCTTTCTCACCGGACCAGAATCATCCAGCAGCTATTTTGATGCGGTGATCCGTTTTATCGAAATGACTCTCGGCAGCACTACCCTGAACCTGGTGAGAAAAGTCATCGGTGATCCGGTACTGGTTGCGAAGCTGGTCAGCGATGCCCTGCGCCAGGTGACCCGGGAACGGCGACAGCGGGATGAATCGTTCCACTACAACTGGTCACTGCATATTGAAAAAGAGTTCCAGGAGCCCTTCACCCCCGACCATGAGTCCATGGCCAAATTGCAACTCTCCCGGGAGCTGCCCACCCAGCAGCTGGCGGCCAATCTGCGCCGGGCCCTGTCCGGTATTGTCAGCGGCAACGTGAAGGAACAGGGCATTGAAGCCATTCGAAAATATGGGCCTTTCCAGATCAAGGGTGAACCAGAGCTGATGAATGCCATGGATGAACTACTGACCTCCTTTGCCCAGCAGGGACGCATGAAGGTGAAAGGTGACTATGTTCCCTGTTATGAGATCGTGAAATCCAATCCGACTGCGGAAACAGAACAACAGCAATCAAGCAAACGGGAAACCACCCTGTTGACCTGA
- a CDS encoding sensor domain-containing diguanylate cyclase, giving the protein MDQFNQAHMLLAGMADTANEFYRHAAQAIAVASGSRLGGVSFIRPSSPEVEVVALWDGEGWADPFSVPINDSPFEIAHQSTSRYKHVYFAEDLQNTFSSCEFLKSMGVANYRGQVFYSDDNQILGHVFALDINSPSDSAEMRFFYDLLSQRISTEYRRFRQQDELRRYTNMISITRNMLSFVDDRYTYRAVSQGYVDLFKTPHNKLVGSRVDEIHGNERFEAVIKPLLDDNFRGETVHARHWIHPPDTTPRYIDVWQTPYVEDDGRISGAVVSGHDITEQKTIEDTLQKLSLAITHSPVLTVITDPNGVIEYVSPIVEKITGYRPEEVIGKTPSLFKSGRTDRKLYRELWHAIKNKRAWQGELENRRKNGEYYWERLSIAPVMDEQGQLVAFVGISMDISERKQMEQQLKAMASTDSLTGIYNRRHFMAEVESKLAYSKRYGTPFSCMIIDIDHFKQLNDNGGHALGDQAILKFTETTRDAIRIVDVFGRMGGDEFGIALPDTDEKDALVLAERLKEMISQLTIENDLYSSHMTVSIGVATYSKSRDKNESANSLISHADRALYKAKRGGRNLVGVA; this is encoded by the coding sequence ATGGATCAATTTAACCAGGCGCATATGCTGCTTGCTGGAATGGCAGATACGGCGAACGAGTTTTACCGGCATGCTGCTCAGGCTATAGCAGTGGCGTCAGGTAGTCGGTTGGGTGGAGTGAGTTTTATTCGCCCTTCATCGCCCGAAGTGGAAGTGGTGGCCCTTTGGGATGGTGAGGGGTGGGCGGATCCCTTTTCTGTCCCGATTAACGATTCACCCTTCGAAATAGCCCACCAGTCCACTTCCCGATACAAACACGTCTACTTCGCTGAAGATTTACAGAACACCTTCAGCAGTTGTGAATTTTTAAAATCGATGGGCGTGGCGAACTACCGGGGACAGGTATTTTATAGTGATGATAACCAGATACTGGGTCATGTATTTGCCCTGGATATCAATTCCCCATCAGACAGTGCGGAGATGCGTTTTTTTTATGACCTGCTCAGTCAGCGTATAAGCACAGAGTATCGGAGATTCAGGCAGCAGGATGAGTTGCGGCGCTATACCAACATGATCTCCATTACCCGTAATATGCTCTCCTTTGTTGATGACAGGTATACCTATCGGGCCGTCAGCCAGGGCTATGTGGATCTGTTCAAGACACCGCATAATAAACTGGTCGGTAGCCGGGTCGATGAGATACACGGTAACGAACGTTTTGAAGCTGTCATAAAGCCGTTGCTGGACGATAATTTTCGCGGCGAGACCGTTCATGCCAGGCACTGGATTCATCCGCCGGATACAACGCCACGCTATATCGACGTATGGCAGACCCCCTATGTGGAAGATGATGGCCGTATTAGTGGTGCAGTGGTGAGTGGCCATGATATTACCGAGCAGAAAACCATCGAGGACACCCTGCAGAAGTTGTCCCTGGCTATTACCCATAGTCCGGTTTTGACGGTCATAACCGATCCCAATGGGGTGATCGAATATGTCAGTCCCATTGTTGAAAAGATTACCGGTTATCGGCCGGAAGAGGTGATTGGCAAGACTCCCAGTCTGTTCAAATCTGGCAGAACGGATCGCAAGCTCTATCGTGAGCTCTGGCATGCCATCAAGAATAAGCGCGCCTGGCAGGGGGAGTTGGAGAACCGGCGTAAAAATGGCGAATACTATTGGGAGCGTCTATCCATTGCGCCGGTGATGGACGAACAGGGCCAGCTGGTCGCCTTTGTCGGGATCAGCATGGATATCTCCGAACGTAAACAGATGGAGCAGCAGCTCAAAGCGATGGCCTCTACCGATTCCCTGACCGGTATTTACAACCGTCGCCATTTCATGGCGGAAGTGGAATCCAAGCTGGCCTATTCAAAGCGTTATGGAACGCCGTTTTCCTGCATGATTATCGATATCGATCATTTCAAACAACTTAACGACAATGGCGGCCACGCGCTGGGCGATCAGGCGATTCTGAAATTTACCGAGACCACCCGTGACGCGATACGGATTGTGGATGTGTTTGGTCGTATGGGCGGGGATGAGTTCGGTATAGCGTTGCCGGATACGGATGAAAAAGATGCGCTGGTGCTGGCCGAACGATTGAAAGAGATGATCAGTCAGCTGACTATCGAAAACGATCTGTACAGTAGTCACATGACGGTGAGTATCGGTGTGGCAACCTATTCCAAAAGTCGTGATAAGAACGAGTCGGCCAATTCGCTGATCAGTCATGCGGACAGGGCGCTGTATAAGGCAAAACGGGGTGGCAGAAACCTGGTCGGAGTTGCTTGA
- a CDS encoding D-amino acid dehydrogenase, with protein MRVIILGSGVIGVTSAYYLAREGHEVVVIDRQPEAALETSFANAGEVSPGYSAPWAAPGIPAKAIKWMLMKYSPLMIRPRFDPAMWSWCLRMLGNCNAARYEQNKGRMVRLAEYSRDKLRELRNEIGIGYDERSRGTLQMFRSQKQLDGAVTDMAILDRYGVPYELLDREGCLAVEPGLADVREKVAGGLRLVNDETGDCFLFTQRLAKEAGQLGVQFEMGVNITGLQLEQGRIRGVETDSGNFVGDCYVVALGSYSPLLLKQHGIRLPIFPVKGYSITLPIINPYASPISTLMDETHKVAITRLGDRIRVAGTAELAGYDLSLDESRGDTVRFVVSDLFPNGGDLSRSELWCGLRPMTPDGTPCVGATPISNLYLNTGHGTLGWTMACGSGRLVSDLVSGKRPEIGTEGLSIDRYLRRRRLVGRPLKRLPSITGSR; from the coding sequence ATGAGAGTCATCATCCTTGGCAGTGGCGTCATTGGTGTGACCAGCGCCTATTATCTTGCACGGGAAGGCCACGAAGTGGTCGTCATAGATCGTCAACCGGAAGCCGCCCTGGAAACCAGTTTTGCTAATGCAGGTGAAGTCTCGCCGGGTTACTCGGCACCCTGGGCGGCACCGGGTATCCCCGCCAAGGCCATCAAATGGATGCTGATGAAGTACAGTCCCCTGATGATCCGGCCCCGGTTTGATCCAGCCATGTGGTCCTGGTGTTTGAGGATGCTCGGCAACTGCAACGCTGCACGCTATGAGCAGAACAAGGGGCGCATGGTGAGACTGGCCGAATACAGCCGGGATAAGCTCAGGGAGCTGCGTAATGAGATCGGGATCGGGTATGACGAGCGCAGCCGCGGTACCCTGCAAATGTTCCGCAGCCAGAAGCAGCTGGATGGGGCTGTCACCGATATGGCGATTCTTGATCGATACGGGGTCCCTTATGAGTTGCTGGACCGGGAAGGCTGCCTGGCAGTCGAACCGGGTCTCGCCGATGTGAGAGAGAAAGTGGCCGGCGGTTTGCGCCTGGTGAATGATGAGACCGGCGACTGTTTCCTGTTTACCCAGCGCCTCGCCAAGGAGGCGGGACAACTCGGTGTCCAGTTCGAGATGGGCGTCAATATTACGGGACTGCAGCTTGAGCAGGGCCGGATCCGGGGCGTTGAGACTGATAGCGGCAACTTTGTCGGCGACTGTTACGTGGTGGCGTTGGGCAGCTATTCGCCCCTGCTGTTGAAGCAGCACGGTATCCGGCTGCCGATCTTTCCGGTCAAGGGTTATTCCATCACCTTACCCATCATCAACCCCTACGCCTCACCGATCTCTACACTGATGGACGAGACGCACAAGGTGGCGATTACCCGCCTGGGTGATCGTATTCGTGTGGCGGGAACGGCTGAACTGGCCGGTTATGATCTGTCGTTGGACGAGAGCAGGGGGGATACGGTCCGGTTTGTTGTTTCCGATCTGTTCCCGAATGGGGGCGATTTGTCCAGATCTGAACTGTGGTGCGGGTTGCGCCCCATGACTCCCGATGGCACGCCGTGCGTCGGCGCCACTCCGATTTCCAATCTCTATCTGAACACAGGGCACGGCACCCTGGGCTGGACCATGGCCTGCGGCTCCGGCCGATTAGTGAGCGATCTTGTTTCAGGCAAGCGTCCTGAGATCGGCACTGAAGGGCTCTCCATTGATCGTTATCTGCGCAGGAGGCGTTTAGTGGGGCGTCCTCTGAAGAGGTTACCGAGCATCACTGGCAGCAGATGA